From a single Kryptolebias marmoratus isolate JLee-2015 linkage group LG17, ASM164957v2, whole genome shotgun sequence genomic region:
- the lrrc4bb gene encoding leucine-rich repeat-containing protein 4B has product MRVVMVTSPCTPFPLLWLVQFLLWFHNHGPQLTEAAPPCPTPCTCSNQASRVICTRKSLDQIPDSISENTRYLNLQENSIQVIKSDTFKHLRHLEILQLSKNHIRQIEVGAFNGLPNLNTLELFDNRLTVVPSQAFEYLSKLRELWLRNNPIETLPAFAFHRVPSLRRLDLGELRKLDFISEAAFEGLVNLRFLNLGMCGLKDIPNLTPLVRLEELELSGNQLGIVRPGSFQGLVSLRKLWLMHSRVSVIERNAFDDLKNLEELNLSHNSLHSLPHDLFTPLHQLERVHLNHNPWVCNCDVLWLSWWLKETVPSNTTCCARCHAPPGLKGKYIGELDQTHFTCYAPVIVEPPTDLNVTEGMAAELKCRTGTSMTSVNWFTPNGTLMTHGSYRVRISVLHDGTLNFTNVTVQDTGQYTCMVTNSAGNTTATAVLNVSASDSSNSYSYFTTVTVETEQTGRVDDEDSARQYINETLIEFPNPSVQKEIDDRPVITTPPSLSSLSSLPPKANKVENTVTVSIMDVTNIPGLDDVMKTTKIIIGCFVAITFMAAVMLVVFYKLRKQHQLHKHHGPARAIEIVNVEDEIGAGVGSGISGGSMINSGTSGEGTLRIHHPEVVNLPNIGRTDTLNHYYKTHHFNNNVMGLNIGTEGMGPGGMLNSKNQHGQDLPISCTSVPISTSNLLNTSGNGTNTNPSSMSPPLPMSLPMPTLGLHGSIKGFMGQNQNPQMEPLLFKGSSKENVQETQI; this is encoded by the exons ATGCGTGTTGTCATGGTGACCAGCCCCTGCACCCCTTTCCCCCTCCTCTGGTTGGTCcagtttttgttgtggtttcacAACCATGGACCTCAGTTGACAGAGGCAGCCCCCCCATGCCCCACCCCATGTACCTGCTCCAACCAGGCGAGCCGTGTCATCTGTACAAGAAAGAGTTTGGATCAAATCCCAGACAGTATTTCGGAGAACACAAGATACCTCAACCTACAAGAGAACTCAATTCAG GTGATCAAGTCTGACACATTTAAACATCTACGGCATTTGGAAATTCTCCAGCTCTCCAAGAACCACATTCGGCAGATTGAGGTGGGCGCTTTCAACGGTCTACCCAACCTCAACACactggagctttttgacaaCCGTCTTACAGTGGTACCGTCTCAAGCCTTTGAGTACCTCAGCAAGTTAAGGGAATTATGGCTACGAAACAACCCCATCGAGACACTGCCGGCTTTTGCCTTTCACCGTGTTCCCTCTTTACGGCGTCTCGATCTAGGGGAACTCAGGAAGTTGGATTTCATCTCAGAGGCTGCCTTTGAAGGCCTGGTAAATTTGCGCTTTTTGAATCTTGGCATGTGTGGCTTGAAGGACATCCCCAACCTTACCCCACTGGTAAGACTAGAGGAGTTGGAGCTGTCAGGTAACCAGCTTGGGATTGTCCGGCCTGGATCATTTCAGGGTCTAGTGTCACTTCGAAAGTTGTGGCTAATGCACTCCCGAGTGTCAGTCATTGAACGCAACGCTTTTGACGACCTTAAGAACTTGGAGGAGCTCAATCTTTCCCACAATTCTTTGCATTCTCTGCCCCATGATCTCTTCACCCCGTTGCACCAGTTAGAGAGGGTACATCTCAACCATAATCCATGGGTTTGCAACTGTGATGTGCTGTGGCTTAGCTGGTGGTTAAAAGAAACAGTTCCAAGCAACACAACATGTTGTGCTCGTTGCCATGCCCCACCAGGTCTGAAGGGCAAGTACATTGGGGAACTAGACCAGACCCACTTTACCTGCTATGCCCCAGTGATTGTGGAGCCACCTACTGACCTCAATGTTACCGAAGGCATGGCTGCTGAGCTGAAATGTCGCACTGGAACCTCAATGACCTCTGTGAACTGGTTTACCCCGAACGGCACTCTCATGACTCACGGATCATACCGAGTTAGGATCTCAGTGCTTCACGACGGAACACTGAACTTCACGAATGTGACCGTGCAGGACACTGGTCAGTATACTTGCATGGTAACCAACTCTGCTGGAAACACCACTGCAACTGCTGTGCTCAATGTGTCTGCTTCTGACTCCAGTAACAGCTACAGCTATTTCACCACTGTCACCGTAGAAACAGAACAGACAGGAAGAGTAGACGACGAAGACTCAGCAAGACAGTATATAAACGAGACCTTAATAGAGTTCCCTAATCCTTCTGTTCAAAAAGAGATAGATGATCGACCTGTCATCACTACACCACcttctctctcttctctttcttcGCTGCCACCAAAAGCTAACAAAGTGGAAAATACAGTGACTGTGTCCATAATGGATGTTACCAATATTCCAGGCCTGGATGATGTTATGAAAACAACTAAGATCATCATTGGTTGCTTTGTGGCGATCACTTTTATGGCAGCTGTAATGTTGGTAGTTTTCTACAAACTCCGCAAGCAGCACCAATTACACAAGCATCATGGTCCTGCCAGAGCCATTGAGATTGTTAATGTAGAAGATGAAATCGGAGCTGGGGTCGGAAGTGGCATCTCAGGTGGCTCAATGATAAATTCTGGCACTAGTGGAGAAGGAACCCTAAGGATACATCATCCAGAAGTAGTCAACCTTCCTAACATTGGCCGCACGGATACGCTTAACCACTATTACAAGACACATCATTTCAATAACAACGTGATGGGTCTTAATATCGGCACCGAAGGGATGGGACCAGGTGGGATGCTCAACAGCAAGAACCAGCATGGCCAGGATCTTCCCATCTCCTGTACCTCTGTCCCAATCTCTACGTCTAACTTGCTCAACACATCAGGCAATGGCACCAACACTAACCCCAGCTCTATGTCCCCTCCACTGCCGATGTCGCTCCCTATGCCTACCTTGGGCTTACATGGATCAATCAAGGGTTTCATGGGGCAAAACCAAAACCCCCAAATGGAGCCGCTGCTCTTCAAGGGGAGCTCGAAGGAAAACGTTCAAGAGACCcagatataa